Within the Trichoderma breve strain T069 chromosome 3, whole genome shotgun sequence genome, the region AGATAGGCCGCTCAGTTTCTTTTTCACTTCATCTTGCCTGGTAGTAATTTTGGTCCGTGTTCCAGTGTATTCTGTTTCCTTCGCAACCAATGCTTTTTGTCTCATTCTGAGCTCCTTTAACTTTGCTAAAATTGTCTCCTGCTCTTTCTTAATCTCATTCAGGCTGGTGTCGCAGCTGTTCATCTGGTCTTTGAGTTCattgctttctctctctgtttcttcgttttcttcCAGGAGTTGTAAACTTTCACGTATTAACTTCTGAGCCCCCAATTCCACGGTTGCGTCAATAGTGGCGAATACTCCGTCCAGCACTAACTCAGGCCGTATCACAAAGATCGGCTGCCGCTCAACACGTTCCAGCGCAATGCTGAGGGAAAGCAGCTCATTCTTGGCCCGCCTTTTCCCATAAAGCTTTTGCATCATAGAGGGAAGATATAAAACCAGTTCCTCAAATAAGAGATTTCTGCTACATATGAAAACCAGACATTCAACCCGAGTATCGGAGCTCTCTTTCTTATATTCTAGAACGACAACAAAGTCTTTGGAGTCCTGTATGTCATGGCGGAGTCGAATCAAGATTTGACCCACGACACCATCGTGAGCTATGGGCGTGGACATGATTAGAGCTCGCTCTTCGTCCCAACATGATCTAGGAGCCACATCAACGATTTTCAGGTTGATATCTGTgaagtcgtcgtcttcgtagtgaaaaaaaagtccgCCCAAATCCACGGGTACGTTTTCTTGGTTGTCGTGCTTGATTCGGATCGGCTTTGGCTCTGTTGCAGCTACCGTGGTCAGATACAAGGAAGAATTGTATCCTCGTGGCCGAGCATATTCGTCAGATGATCCCACAGAAAGTTCAATCAGTGGTATCCCAACCACCAGTTGCGAATTATTCTCGGGTCCGCAGCTGAGAAGCCCAATTATCTGGCCCATGGGAGTAGTATGCAGTGGCAGGTGAGCTCGAATACTACCACCAGACATGTCGACTGAGCTCGTATATTTGAGAGTTTGGTCTCGTCGAATAATGTTCCCTGAATGTGCAAAGTCTGCCGGGGCCTTGGCCACAATTCTCCCAGCTGTGGTATTGCCAGTGTTGTTGGTAGACGAATCATTGGTTCCCAGCCCCCAGGCCAGTATTGAATCATCTCTCGTCACCTTCATAATTTGTTCCTGTAGCCGGAAGAATGCCTGTTCACCACCCTCTCCATAAATCATTGGCATTGTTatgttgaagatgccgagaagGCAATACGCGAGGTCTTCCTTGCGTTTCGTATCCCTATGCGCTGCCCACGACATGCGCTGTGCGACGCTTGCCGTATGAAGTGCAGCAATCCCCAGTAGATAATGCCGAGGTATACCTGTGATTGACGCAATAGTGGTGCTCATACTTCCTTTATTTCCCAAAAGACGCCACTCTTGGGCGATGTTTGTGTCGGTTGCAAATCTGACGTGTGTATCTGATGGGGAAATGATACCATAAAACCGCATCGTTTTAGGCGCAAGAAGTTCCTGCAGAGTCCACCCTCTTTGGAACCACCGGCTTCTTTGGAACTTGGAGCCCTTTTGCCTGAAATTATCATCGCTGGGAACGTCGGATAGAAAAGCATAGCAGATAGACGCACACTGGTACCACCGGAACATGGAGTTTATCGCCTCGCTAAGCTCAACCAGGTTTGTCTTATCAATGCAGCAGGTATCAATCCAGGCATAACCAAGTCCGTCCTCCGCGGCCTGTCGACAGCATCCTCGAAATTTGACGGATCCGATGCCAGGCTTATTAATGTTTCCATCTTCGACGTCGCGAAAGCTGAGCTCTTCATAGTCGTCTCCCCAAGTATGTGACAGGATAGCGTAGGGAGGCGCCCGATAGTCGAGGAATTCCTCTAATTTGAATGTGTTTACATTAATGAGACGCATCGTATGACTTTGTTGCACTGGAGGTTCCTATACATGTAGATTCTGTACAGCGGGCCAACGACCTGGACTTTGCGGCTGATTCCATGCCCATTAGGAAGCACGACGTTTTCAAGGCTCCAGCAAGTACAATACATAAGCAGGAGGGCTGTGGTGAGGGGTACGTCTGTTATGTTCTTATTCGCTCAGAAGCATCTTGATAAGAGCCGCATAATTGGCCGTCTGCCTGCCCCGCATGTCGCTTTGGAAGATGTGCCACATTGTCGGTAATTGCATGGTGAATTGGTGTTGAATACCGATATGGTATCGGATAATTCTCTATTTTATGGGTACTTTTCTAGAATCTGCTGCgttatatttctttagtttTTGGTATTTTGATTCATCACTTACGCAACTTTAAATCTGAGATACGGGATGCGAGACAGCAGAGTTGGAATGCTGGCTACGGCGATATTGCGTTTAGGTTATCTAGCGTCCTACAATTTCATGTATTTCCGAGAAGATTTTGAGATGCAGCAGATACAAAAACAGCTTCCATTGCTCGGCAATTTGTACTTGGATGTAAACAATTCGCCCGTTGTGCCTCGATCTCGTTCTATGAAGCAGGTTGTATCCTGCCCAAAGGCCTTGTATAGACTTGATACGTAATAAATTTTCGACCATTAACAGATTCGGAGCCTGATACATGTTTAATCCATGGCAAAATTCTAATGAAAAGATGCATTACTCTTTTGAAATCTAATATAAAGCGAAAAGTTCAAAGAACTTACGTGCTGTGGCTTAATATCTCTTGCAACGCTATTATTTTCGCGTTCATCCAGGGTAGCAATATCTCAGATTGACGCCATTCATACGTTACTCACATGATGATACCCCGGAATTCGACCTTGAGCCTACCCTGCCGGACCCGAAAATCGGGGACCCAGAAGTTTGGGGGGAAAGTTGGACGAATCTCCACCGGATGGTGGATTTCGATTCGCTCAATGGGGGACATTCTCCGTTCTCACGAGAGCCTGAGGTGCATTAGTCTGCAGTCACGGTCGAACGGCTTTTTTGTCCGGTTTTCAAATACCACTCAATTGTTGCAATTGGCAATTGGCAAATGGCTGGAGAGGCGGTAGTATTTCTTTAGGAGGATCTGCAATGATGATAAGCCCAGTAGATCTGGAACCTTGCCATCGCCGGAATTGTCATTTGTGGGGAGGAAGCTTCTCTTACACCCTCCCAAGCTTGATTGCGGCCAAAACCGCCCGTTCAAATCCACCATGTCATGTTCATGTCTCAAAACGGGGACTCGTCGATCATTTGCagccttcttccttggcAGAGCCTCGACCAGGCCGCTTTCAGAAGCtaaaagacaagacaacgAGCATCcatgtctctctttctcatGCTTGGTGAGATAGCTCGGCCCACGAAAAAACAAGACCCGCAAAGCTAGTTCGGCTCGGCTCTAAGAAAACGGAAACTGGCTGGGGGGGAATAAATATAGGAACAAATGGCCCGTTGTCTCAACTTTTCGTTGGCCTtggttctctttttttcggCTTGCTCTGTACGACTTTTGTGTCTCGTCTTACTCGGGTCTGATTGATTAGGTGTCTTACTGAGAGAATATTACTACTGCAGCTGTGCTTCTCCCCAACCGAAATCATTTATTGGAAGAAAaacgaagaggaaaaagcCGCGACGAATGGAATTCGTAGTCGagttcttctctcttcttctcaagtcTATACGCTGAAAGAGTCGGGGAGCATCTGATTAgctgcttttcttctctttcgcGGTGTACACGGTTTCTGTGTACCTCAATTTCACTCCTTGACCTTTGGGTCTTGGAATCAAACGCCCACTTTTCGCCAATTTCCTGCGATATAGCCATTCTCGATTCCAGCATCTCGGAACGAGAGCCTGCCCATTACTTCACCGTACCGGCTTTGAATCGTGTATCGAAATCTAGAGCAATTGGATAGGATATCTTGAGACAGACGGCAATTGAGCGCCATGGCGTCCCCAA harbors:
- a CDS encoding ankyrin repeats (3 copies) domain-containing protein — translated: MRLINVNTFKLEEFLDYRAPPYAILSHTWGDDYEELSFRDVEDGNINKPGIGSVKFRGCCRQAAEDGLGYAWIDTCCIDKTNLVELSEAINSMFRWYQCASICYAFLSDVPSDDNFRQKGSKFQRSRWFQRGWTLQELLAPKTMRFYEWRLLGNKGSMSTTIASITGIPRHYLLGIAALHTASVAQRMSWAAHRDTKRKEDLAYCLLGIFNITMPMIYGEGGEQAFFRLQEQIMKVTRDDSILAWGLGTNDSSTNNTGNIIRRDQTLKYTSSVDMSGGSIRAHLPLHTTPMGQIIGLLSCGPENNSQLVVGIPLIELSVGSSDEYARPRGYNSSLYLTTVAATEPKPIRIKHDNQENVPVDLGGLFFHYEDDDFTDINLKIVDVAPRSCWDEERALIMSTPIAHDGVVGQILIRLRHDIQDSKDFVVVLEYKKESSDTRVECLVFICSRNLLFEELVLYLPSMMQKLYGKRRAKNELLSLSIALERVERQPIFVIRPELVLDGVFATIDATVELGAQKLIRESLQLLEENEETERESNELKDQMNSCDTSLNEIKKEQETILAKLKELRMRQKALVAKETEYTGTRTKITTRQDEVKKKLSGLSTQWENIQERWDTLGQDEILRCTLPGTTVLQWAAAKGLIEVVKQRLENGSDINASDQNGYTPLIVASLGGQFEVATLLVEHGARLDAQTQKGATALVPAAISGCVELVQLLLDKGVDVEGGGNPEGTTLQVAAYYGHADVVRLLLDHGADIEAKNRSGVTALVAAFNGEKKDVTKLLIDRGAQVHTCDEDGKTMLIRASAGGDTEIVEQLLAIGKINLNARDKEGRTALEWATQNGHEAIVQLLGDAEKDEVDAEGLENKDIELVITQTNASYKKAVEALKENDGDIVNAIMALSI